Proteins from a single region of Flavobacterium sp. YJ01:
- a CDS encoding DUF2062 domain-containing protein, whose product MKSHQELLNSISFCVIVPTYNNPKTLKKVLDSILDFTSDIIIINDGSTDSTPEILKQYSQLTQIHHPKNLGKGRALRNGFRKALELNFEYAITIDSDGQHFASDIPVFLEEIQSNPNSLLIGSRNMTQENVPKKSSFGNKFSNFWFKFETGIKLDDTQSGFRLYPLRLLPKRFYTNKFEFEIEVIVRAAWKGITVKNIPIQVLYDPAERVSHFRPFQDFTRISILNTVLVTNALLYIKPRDFFRNAKKKGFKKFFLEDILESSDSNFKKSAAISLGIFIGLSPFWGFQTILLFSLAALFRLNKVIAFLTSNVSFPPFIPFIIFGSLKIGSYFVTSDAPLILDSSMTFEDIQKNAAQYIVGSLILATVSALSVGLISYLLLTAFSSKNKINI is encoded by the coding sequence ATGAAATCACATCAGGAATTACTTAATTCGATCAGCTTTTGCGTTATTGTACCCACTTACAATAACCCGAAAACACTGAAAAAAGTATTGGATTCTATTTTAGATTTCACTTCCGATATTATTATTATTAATGACGGTTCAACCGATTCTACTCCGGAAATTTTAAAACAATATTCGCAGCTCACACAAATTCATCATCCTAAAAATTTAGGAAAAGGGCGTGCACTTCGAAATGGTTTTAGAAAAGCTTTAGAATTGAATTTTGAATACGCCATAACCATCGATTCTGATGGACAGCATTTTGCTTCTGATATTCCGGTTTTTTTGGAAGAAATTCAAAGTAATCCAAATTCGCTTTTAATCGGAAGCCGAAATATGACGCAGGAAAATGTGCCGAAAAAAAGCAGTTTCGGAAACAAATTCTCTAATTTTTGGTTTAAGTTTGAAACTGGAATCAAACTCGACGACACGCAATCTGGATTTAGATTGTATCCGCTTCGATTATTGCCAAAACGATTTTACACCAATAAATTTGAATTTGAAATCGAAGTAATTGTTCGTGCAGCATGGAAAGGAATTACAGTAAAAAACATTCCGATTCAGGTTTTATATGATCCAGCTGAAAGAGTTTCGCATTTTCGTCCATTTCAAGATTTTACCCGAATTAGTATTTTAAATACCGTTTTGGTAACTAACGCTTTGTTGTACATTAAACCTAGAGATTTCTTTAGGAACGCAAAAAAAAAAGGATTTAAAAAATTCTTTCTCGAAGATATTTTAGAAAGTTCCGATTCTAACTTTAAAAAATCGGCGGCAATTTCATTAGGTATTTTTATTGGACTTTCCCCTTTTTGGGGGTTTCAAACCATATTGCTTTTTTCTCTAGCTGCGTTGTTCAGACTTAACAAAGTCATTGCTTTCTTGACTTCTAACGTAAGTTTTCCGCCTTTTATTCCGTTTATAATTTTCGGTTCTTTAAAAATAGGAAGTTATTTTGTCACTTCAGACGCGCCGCTAATTTTAGACAGTTCGATGACGTTTGAGGATATTCAAAAAAATGCTGCTCAATATATTGTCGGAAGTCTTATTTTAGCAACCGTTTCAGCGCTATCAGTTGGCCTTATAAGTTATTTGCTTTTAACAGCTTTTAGTTCTAAAAACAAAATAAATATTTAA
- a CDS encoding outer membrane beta-barrel protein, with translation MKKRVFFFIAVFTVLNLQAQISVKPGLRGGFSFSTISEMHADYKTDFYVGGFSEIKITKIYALQPELNYTRQGSNNVARNYYDENTQSDRIEHLDLEINYLSLSVMNKFTLPQGIQFQAGPTLDILLNDNLVVRKAQNDLGLVLGVAYALPSGLTFEARFKKGLLDILSSDYYQNDSNNYYLFGDYNTNINFQLGVSYSFGK, from the coding sequence ATGAAAAAAAGAGTATTTTTCTTTATTGCTGTTTTTACAGTTTTAAATCTACAAGCTCAAATAAGTGTTAAACCAGGTTTAAGAGGAGGATTTAGTTTTTCGACCATTTCTGAAATGCATGCCGATTATAAAACTGATTTTTATGTTGGTGGTTTTTCTGAAATTAAGATTACAAAAATTTATGCGCTTCAGCCAGAACTTAATTACACAAGACAAGGTTCTAATAATGTTGCCCGTAATTATTATGATGAAAACACGCAAAGCGATCGAATTGAACATCTAGATCTTGAAATAAATTATTTGTCTCTTTCGGTAATGAATAAATTTACTTTACCGCAAGGAATTCAATTTCAAGCTGGACCAACATTAGATATTTTATTAAATGATAATCTGGTAGTTAGAAAAGCGCAGAATGATCTTGGTTTAGTTTTAGGAGTTGCTTATGCTCTGCCTTCAGGTTTAACTTTTGAAGCACGATTTAAGAAAGGTTTGCTTGATATTTTGAGCAGCGATTATTATCAAAACGACTCGAATAATTATTATTTATTTGGAGATTACAATACCAATATTAATTTTCAGCTGGGAGTTTCCTATTCATTCGGAAAATAA
- a CDS encoding 3-hydroxyacyl-ACP dehydratase — translation MILNDFYKVLSEEKVSDSKYNVTILVNEKHEVFKGHFPGNPIMPGVCMIQIIKELTEKFTNESLLIQTLTNVKFMALINPEATPELRLELDILITEDNLVKVKNTTYFNDTTALKLSTVFKKI, via the coding sequence ATGATTTTAAACGATTTTTACAAAGTCCTATCGGAGGAAAAAGTATCCGATTCAAAATATAATGTTACCATTTTGGTTAATGAAAAGCATGAAGTTTTTAAAGGTCATTTTCCAGGAAATCCGATTATGCCTGGAGTTTGCATGATTCAGATTATCAAAGAATTGACAGAGAAATTTACAAACGAATCTTTATTGATTCAAACATTGACCAATGTAAAATTTATGGCGCTCATTAATCCTGAGGCAACGCCAGAATTACGCTTAGAATTAGACATATTAATTACCGAAGATAATTTGGTAAAAGTGAAAAACACGACTTACTTTAACGATACTACTGCTCTTAAATTGAGCACAGTATTCAAAAAAATATAA